One genomic segment of Pagrus major chromosome 13, Pma_NU_1.0 includes these proteins:
- the stard13a gene encoding stAR-related lipid transfer protein 13 isoform X2 — MKLDVSQPKKKGDDSDEDDPLAISKRWTFEWSSRRWSRLQDFLLDSTNESSPTGQGEGLRSTVSSESVLTDLSEQEITEISSLHSEDSASAMPDSISMASLSASYQPPRELPHYNSLPIKSSRHGQGGRSKAKEFLRRMELMRTWGPSTRRKSSSRRPPLVISGPVLQGEEPQALQMLQCTPISQLEHSPKHNHQPDGDTSPVSLTSDCKDLSTMSVSPINETVVPSVKEPVCSKPRTASKRSSMYLEDMVLPSQGKRTEGQSQFGRNQFRSYENLLVHIPKDHKPGTFPKALSIESLAPSPDDGNNGPKTSPPKNGLGEPWSGKPLSKPPCPGAPRGSRVSVYDNVPGSHLYASTGDLLDLEKEDNLFPHLDDIIQHVSGLQQIVDHWSRSVLPEGETGEGEEEGEGRTTPSEGERDGVSLNDTDSTGTSRERRDSGVGASLTRPRLRWPSFRTSDHLNQPASSLQISSQSAGQLSLLQKFSLLRLTAIMEKYSMSNKHGWTWSVPKFMKRMKVPDYKEKSVFGVPLIIHVQRCGFPLPLCLQQALSHLRTHCLDQVGLFRKSGVKSRIQALRQQCELSPDSVSYEEQSAYDVADMVKQFFRDLPEPLLTSKLGETFLHIYQYVPKEQRLQAVRAAILLMPDENREVLQTLLYFLRDVTSLVEENQMTPMNLAVCLGPSLFHLSILKNEALSPRSIQRKYTTGRPDQKDLNENLAATQGLSHMITECQRLFQIPEEMVTQSRNSYMEAELMVPPLDELCKAHEEEVEEDEVEEDEEGSYHAHLERLVQSLLEEAKDKSKGWVSRSATDHTELAFKKVGDGNPLRRWRVCIEVSATPSEVLQRLLRERPLWQTELQKEKVLETLDKQTDVYQYSCRNMAPQPSCDYVVLRSWRTDLCRGSCALVCVSVEHDDSPRMGAVRGVVLESQYLLEPCGTGRTRLTHISRVDLRGRSPEWYNKAFGHLCVNEAQMIRSSFLTLDQTSTEAKL, encoded by the exons ATGAAGCTGGATGTCAGCCAGCCCAAGAAGAAA GGTGATGACTCTGATGAAGATGACCCGTTGGCCATCAGTAAAAGATGGACGTTCGAGTGGAGCAGTCGACGCTGGTCTCGCCTGcaagacttcctgttggacaGCACCAATGAGAGCAGCCCAACCGGTCAGGGGGAGGGTCTGCGCAGCACAGTGAGCAGCGAGAGCGTGTTGACAGACCTGAGCGAGCAGGAGATCACGGAAATCTCCTCGCTGCACAGTGAGGACTCCGCCTCCGCCATGCCGGACTCTATTTCTATGGCCTCTCTCTCCGCCTCCTACCAACCGCCCAGGGAACTCCCACACTACAACTCCCTGCCAATCAAGAGCAGCCGCCACGGGCAAGGAGGGCGGAGTAAAGCCAAAGAGTTTTTGCGTCGCATGGAATTAATGCGCACCTGGGGGCCGTCGACGAGGCGGAAAAGCTCAAGCCGCAGGCCCCCGCTGGTCATCAGTGGGCCGGTGTTACAGGGGGAGGAGCCTCAGGCGCTGCAGATGCTCCAATGCACTCCTATTAGCCAATTAGAACACAGCCCGAAACACAATCACCAACCTGATGGTGACACTTCCCCTGTCTCTCTTACCAGTGATTGTAAAGACCTATCCACCATGAGTGTGAGCCCCATTAATGAGACCGTGGTGCCCAGTGTGAAGGAACCTGTGTGCAGCAAACCTCGCACTGCCAGCAAGAGAAGCAGCATGTATCTGGAGGATATGGTGCTGCCTTCTCAGGGTAAGAGGACTGAAGGACAGAGCCAGTTTGGCAGAAACCAGTTTCGCTCGTATGAGAACCTCCTAGTTCACATCCCCAAAGACCACAAACCAGGCACCTTTCCAAAAGCTCTATCCATAGAGAGCCTGGCTCCTTCCCCCGACGACGGGAACAATGGCCCCAAAACTTCTCCACCCAAAAACGGCCTGGGCGAGCCCTGGTCTGGTAAACCTCTGTCCAAGCCCCCCTGTCCTGGAGCTCCTCGGGGCAGCAGGGTGAGTGTTTACGACAACGTGCCAGGCTCCCACCTTTACGCTAGCACAGGAGACCTGCTGGACTTAGAGAAAGAGGACAACCTGTTCCCTCACCTAGACGACATCATCCAGCACGTCAGCGGTTTGCAGCAAATAGTGGACCACTGGAGCCGCAGCGTGCTGCCCGAGGGCGAGacaggggagggggaggaggaaggggagggcaGGACCACCCCCAGTGAAGGCGAGAGAGACGGGGTCTCCTTGAACGACACCGATTCGACAGGGACCAGTCGGGAGAGGCGTGACTCTGGAGTCGGGGCATCACTGACGAGACCACG TCTACGATGGCCCAGTTTCAGAACCTCTGATCATCTCAACCAACCAGCATCATCACTGCAGatcagcagccaatcagcaggCCAGCTCAGCCTGCTGCAGAAGTTCTCTTTGCTCCGCCTCACCGCCATCATGGAGAAATACTCCATGTCTAATAAACATGGCTGGACATG GTCTGTGCCCAAGTTTATGAAGCGCATGAAGGTGCCGGACTACAAAGAGAAGAGTGTGTTTGGTGTTCCCCTCATCATTCATGTCCAGCGCTGTGGTTTTCCGCTCCCTCTGTGTTTACAGCAGGCCCTCAGTCACCTCAGAACACACTGTCTGGACCAG GTGGGATTGTTCCGCAAGTCTGGCGTGAAGTCTCGTATCCAGGCTCTGAGGCAGCAGTGTGAGCTGTCCCCCGACTCTGTGAGCTACGAGGAGCAGTCAGCTTACGACGTGGCCGACATGGTCAAGCAGTTCTTCAGAGACCTGCCAGAGCCTCTGCTAACAAGCAAGCTGGGGGAGACCTTCCTGCATATTTACCAGT ATGTCCCAAAGGAGCAGAGGCTACAAGCCGTCAGAGCGGCCATTCTGTTGATGCCCGATGAAAACAGGGAGGTTCTGCAGACGCTGCTCTACTTCCTGCGTGATGTCACTTCCTTGGTGGAGGAGAACCAGATGACGCCGATGAACCTGGCTGTTTGCCTGGGGCCTTCGCTGTTCCACCTCAGCATACTGAAGAACGAGGCGCTGTCGCCGAG GTCAATCCAGAGGAAGTACACCACGGGCCGCCCTGATCAGAAGGACCTGAATGAGAACCTGGCTGCCACCCAGGGCCTGTCACACATGATCACTGAGTGCCAGCGTCTCTTTCAG ATCCCAGAGGAGATGGTGACCCAGTCTCGCAACTCCTACATGGAGGCTGAGCTGATGGTGCCCCCGCTGGACGAGCTGTGCAAGGCTCacgaggaggaagtggaggaggatgaggtagaggaggatgaggaaggatCCTATCACGCGCATCTAGAAAGGCTGGTCCAGAGCCTGCTGGAAGAGGCCAAGGATAAGAGCAAAGGCTGGGTGTCTCGCTCGGCTACTGACCATACAGAACTGGCATTTAAAAAG gtGGGTGATGGTAACCCTCTAAGGCGGTGGCGGGTGTGCATCGAGGTGTCGGCAACTCCCAGCGAGGTGCTGCAGCGGCTGCTGAGAGAGCGCCCCCTGTGGCAGACTGAGCTGCAGAAGGAGAAGGTTCTGGAGACGCTGGATAAACAGACAGACGTGTACCAGTACTCCTGCCGCAACATGGCGCCTCAACCCAGCTGTGACTACGTGGTACTAAG atcCTGGCGCACAGACTTGTGTAGGGGCTCCTGCgcgctggtgtgtgtgtctgtcgaaCACGATGACAGCCCACGCATGGGAGCAGTGAGGGGGGTGGTGCTGGAGTCCCAGTACCTCCTCGAGCCCTGTGGGACCGGGAGGACCAGGCTCACACACATCTCCAGAGTGGACCTCAG GGGAAGGTCTCCAGAATGGTACAACAAGGCTTTTGGTCACCTGTGTGTTAATGAAGCCCAGATGATCCGCTCCTCTTTTCTCACTCTGGATCAGACGAGCACTGAGGCCAAGCTCTGA